A genomic segment from Pseudomonas mendocina encodes:
- a CDS encoding TRAP transporter substrate-binding protein, protein MFNPVRALAACALALASFGAATALADEPILIKFSHVVADGTPKGQGALLFKKLVEERLGGKVKVEVYPNSSLYGDANELEALRNNEVQLLAPSLAKFEQYTKQLQVFDLPFLFDDIEAVNRFQKRSKGRQLLRSMEDHNIVGLAYWHNGMKQLSATRALHTPGDANGLSFRIQPSAVLEAQFAQVGASTQKLPFAEVFKALQSGQVQGAENPWSNIYSQKLHEVQPFISETNHGVLDYMLVSNSRFWYGIPHQMRVELEAIIDEVTYAVNKQAEAANQADRQRIIDSGRSQLITLSSEEREAWRDAMRPVWQQFESVIGSDVIKAAQTVNRKQRN, encoded by the coding sequence ATGTTCAATCCAGTCCGCGCCCTGGCCGCCTGCGCCTTGGCGTTAGCCTCTTTCGGTGCCGCCACGGCACTGGCCGATGAACCTATCCTGATCAAATTCTCCCACGTCGTCGCCGATGGCACCCCCAAGGGCCAGGGCGCACTGCTGTTCAAGAAACTGGTGGAAGAGCGTCTGGGCGGCAAGGTGAAGGTCGAGGTCTACCCGAACTCCAGTCTCTACGGCGATGCCAATGAGCTCGAAGCGCTGCGCAACAACGAGGTACAGTTGCTGGCGCCCTCGCTGGCCAAATTCGAGCAGTACACCAAGCAGTTACAGGTGTTCGACCTGCCCTTCCTGTTCGATGACATCGAGGCCGTCAATCGTTTCCAGAAGCGCTCCAAGGGCCGCCAACTGCTGCGCTCGATGGAGGATCACAACATCGTCGGCCTGGCTTATTGGCATAACGGCATGAAGCAGTTGTCGGCGACCCGTGCGCTGCATACACCCGGTGATGCCAACGGCCTGAGCTTCCGCATCCAGCCATCGGCGGTGCTGGAAGCGCAATTCGCTCAGGTTGGCGCCAGCACCCAGAAACTGCCGTTCGCAGAAGTGTTCAAGGCACTGCAGAGCGGCCAGGTACAAGGCGCGGAAAACCCCTGGTCGAACATCTACAGCCAGAAACTGCACGAGGTGCAGCCCTTCATCAGCGAAACCAACCATGGCGTGCTGGACTACATGCTGGTGAGCAACTCACGCTTCTGGTACGGCATCCCTCATCAGATGCGCGTGGAGCTGGAAGCCATCATCGATGAAGTCACCTATGCGGTGAACAAGCAGGCCGAAGCCGCCAACCAGGCCGACCGCCAGCGCATCATCGACTCGGGCCGCAGCCAATTGATCACCCTTAGCAGCGAAGAGCGCGAAGCCTGGCGTGACGCCATGCGTCCGGTGTGGCAGCAATTCGAATCGGTGATCGGCAGTGACGTGATCAAGGCTGCACAAACCGTCAATCGCAAGCAGCGCAATTGA
- a CDS encoding efflux transporter outer membrane subunit, with translation MNRAPFARTLVSLLLAGVLAGCALGPDYQRPELAAPVQFKQVEGWKSAAPADVLERGNWWALYGDAELDALVERLHVSNQNLAAAEAQYRQARALVRSARASFYPTLSGSAGVTRAGQGGGDSTIRTADGVTVSGSGASRISKSYDLSLNAAWELDIWGKLRRGLEASRAEFEASAADLAAARLSLQSELVQNYLQLRILDEQKRLLDATVAAYARSLRLTENQYRAGIVPRSDVSQATTQLKSTQAQAIDLEWQRAQLEHAIAVLVGVSPAELSIAPRESLPALPEVPVALPSQLLERRPDVAAAERRVMAANAQIGVAEAAWFPDLTISASGGYRGSSFADWIEVPNRFWSLGPQLALSLFDGGARRAELERSEAAYDQTVAQYRQAVLDSFREVEDYLVQLRVLEQESGVQQEALDAARESLRLIENQYRAGTVDFNSVVNVQATALNNERSNLTLLGSRLTASVQLIAALGGGWQVEQLLQSEP, from the coding sequence ATGAACCGAGCTCCCTTCGCCCGAACACTCGTCTCCCTGCTGCTGGCGGGCGTATTGGCCGGCTGCGCCCTGGGGCCTGACTATCAGCGTCCCGAACTGGCGGCGCCTGTGCAGTTCAAGCAGGTCGAGGGCTGGAAGAGTGCAGCTCCGGCAGACGTGTTGGAGCGCGGTAACTGGTGGGCGCTGTACGGTGACGCCGAGCTCGATGCGCTGGTTGAGCGCCTGCACGTTTCCAACCAGAACCTGGCCGCTGCCGAGGCCCAGTACCGCCAGGCGCGCGCGCTGGTGCGCAGTGCGCGCGCCAGCTTCTACCCGACGCTGTCCGGCAGCGCCGGGGTGACCCGAGCTGGGCAGGGCGGCGGTGACAGCACCATCCGCACCGCCGATGGCGTCACTGTCAGCGGCTCGGGGGCCTCGCGGATATCCAAGAGCTATGACCTTAGCCTGAATGCGGCCTGGGAGCTGGATATCTGGGGCAAGCTGCGTCGTGGCCTGGAGGCGAGTCGTGCCGAGTTCGAGGCCAGCGCCGCCGACCTCGCTGCGGCGCGCCTTAGCCTGCAGAGCGAACTGGTGCAGAACTACCTGCAACTGCGCATTCTCGACGAGCAGAAGCGACTGCTGGACGCCACGGTGGCCGCTTACGCACGCTCGCTGCGCCTGACCGAGAACCAGTACCGCGCCGGCATCGTGCCCAGGTCCGATGTGTCCCAGGCCACCACGCAGCTCAAGAGCACCCAGGCGCAGGCCATCGATCTCGAGTGGCAGCGTGCGCAGCTCGAACACGCCATTGCCGTGTTGGTGGGCGTCAGCCCGGCCGAACTGTCCATAGCGCCGCGCGAGAGCCTGCCGGCGCTGCCCGAGGTACCCGTGGCGCTGCCTTCACAGTTGCTCGAACGCCGCCCTGACGTTGCCGCTGCCGAGCGCCGGGTGATGGCGGCCAACGCGCAGATTGGTGTAGCCGAAGCTGCGTGGTTCCCCGATCTGACGATCTCGGCCAGCGGGGGCTATCGCGGCAGCAGCTTCGCCGACTGGATCGAAGTGCCCAATCGTTTCTGGTCGCTGGGCCCGCAACTGGCCTTGAGCCTGTTCGACGGTGGTGCGCGACGTGCGGAGCTGGAACGCAGCGAAGCCGCCTACGACCAGACGGTGGCGCAATACCGCCAGGCCGTGCTGGACAGCTTCCGTGAAGTGGAGGACTACCTGGTGCAGCTACGTGTGCTGGAGCAGGAAAGCGGGGTGCAGCAGGAAGCGCTGGATGCGGCGCGCGAGTCGCTGCGCCTGATCGAGAACCAGTACCGCGCCGGAACCGTCGACTTCAACAGCGTGGTCAACGTACAGGCTACTGCGCTGAACAATGAACGCAGCAATCTCACGTTGCTGGGCAGCCGTCTGACTGCCAGCGTGCAGCTGATCGCCGCGTTAGGTGGCGGCTGGCAAGTGGAGCAATTGCTTCAGTCAGAGCCGTAG
- the nuoM gene encoding NADH-quinone oxidoreductase subunit M — MILPWLILIPFIGGLLCWQGERFGHVLPRWIALITMGLLFGLSLWLWVSGDFTLAPAPDGGPRWAHEFVIDWIPRMGITIHLAMDGLSVLMVVLTGLLGVLSVLCSWNEIQHRVGFFHLNLMWILGGVVGVFLAVDLFLFFFFWEMMLVPMYFLIALWGHSGSDGRTRITAATKFFIFTQASGLIMLVSILALVFVHFNQTGVLSFNYADLLKTQLAPGTEYLLMLGFFVAFAVKFPVVPVHSWLPDAHAQAPTAGSVDLAGILLKTAAYGLLRFALPLFPNASAEFAPIAQWLGVFAIVYGALLSFAQTDIKRLVAYSSVSHMGFVLIAIYSGSQIALQGAVVQMVAHGLSAAALFILCGQLYERVHTRDLRQMGGIWARMPWLPAISLFFAAAALGLPGTGNFVGEFLILIGSFPSAPWVVVLAATGLVLGSVYALAMIHRAYFGPVQQEAPLPGLKARELAMVLGLGVLLILLGVYPQPVLDTSAASMHGVQQWMAGALDQLASGR, encoded by the coding sequence ATGATTCTGCCCTGGCTAATCCTGATTCCCTTCATTGGCGGCCTGCTGTGCTGGCAAGGCGAGCGCTTCGGCCACGTCCTGCCGCGCTGGATCGCCCTGATCACCATGGGCCTGTTGTTCGGCCTGAGCCTATGGCTGTGGGTCAGTGGTGATTTCACCCTGGCGCCGGCCCCGGACGGCGGCCCGCGCTGGGCCCACGAGTTCGTCATCGACTGGATCCCGCGGATGGGCATCACCATCCACCTGGCGATGGACGGCCTGTCGGTGCTGATGGTGGTGCTTACCGGCCTGCTCGGTGTGCTCTCGGTACTGTGCTCGTGGAACGAGATCCAGCACCGCGTCGGCTTCTTCCACCTCAACCTGATGTGGATTCTCGGCGGTGTGGTCGGCGTGTTCCTCGCCGTCGATCTGTTCCTGTTCTTCTTCTTCTGGGAAATGATGCTGGTGCCGATGTATTTCCTCATCGCGCTCTGGGGTCATAGCGGCAGCGACGGCCGCACCCGTATCACCGCTGCCACCAAGTTCTTCATCTTCACCCAGGCCAGTGGCCTGATCATGCTGGTGTCGATCCTGGCTTTGGTGTTCGTGCACTTCAACCAGACCGGCGTGCTCAGCTTCAACTACGCCGATCTGCTGAAGACGCAACTGGCGCCGGGCACCGAATACCTGCTGATGCTCGGTTTCTTCGTCGCCTTCGCGGTGAAGTTCCCGGTGGTGCCGGTGCACTCCTGGCTGCCCGATGCCCACGCCCAGGCGCCCACCGCTGGTTCCGTTGACTTGGCCGGTATCCTGCTGAAAACCGCCGCTTACGGCCTGCTGCGTTTCGCCCTGCCGCTGTTCCCCAACGCCTCGGCGGAGTTCGCGCCCATCGCCCAGTGGCTCGGTGTGTTCGCCATCGTCTACGGCGCCCTGCTGTCGTTCGCGCAGACCGATATCAAGCGCCTGGTGGCCTACTCCAGCGTCTCGCACATGGGCTTCGTGCTGATCGCCATCTATTCGGGCAGCCAGATCGCCCTGCAAGGCGCGGTGGTACAGATGGTTGCCCACGGCCTGTCCGCTGCTGCGCTGTTCATCCTCTGCGGCCAACTGTACGAGCGCGTGCACACCCGTGACCTGCGCCAGATGGGCGGCATCTGGGCGCGCATGCCCTGGCTGCCGGCCATCAGCCTGTTCTTCGCCGCCGCCGCGCTTGGTCTGCCGGGCACCGGCAACTTCGTCGGTGAATTCCTCATCCTGATCGGCAGCTTCCCCAGCGCGCCCTGGGTCGTGGTGCTGGCCGCCACCGGCCTGGTGCTCGGCTCGGTATACGCCCTGGCGATGATCCACCGCGCCTACTTCGGACCGGTGCAGCAGGAGGCGCCGCTGCCGGGGCTGAAAGCCCGCGAATTGGCCATGGTACTCGGCCTTGGCGTGCTGCTGATTCTGCTTGGCGTTTACCCGCAACCGGTGCTCGATACCTCCGCGGCCAGCATGCATGGCGTGCAGCAGTGGATGGCAGGCGCCCTCGATCAACTCGCCTCGGGCCGGTAA
- the nuoK gene encoding NADH-quinone oxidoreductase subunit NuoK, translated as MTGIPLEHGLALAGVLFCIGLVGLMVRRNILFILMSLEVMMNAAALAFVVAGARWGAADGQVMFILVITLAAAEASIGLAILLQLYRRFNTLDIDAASEMRG; from the coding sequence ATGACCGGCATCCCACTCGAACACGGCCTGGCCCTGGCCGGCGTGCTGTTCTGCATCGGCCTGGTCGGCCTGATGGTGCGGCGCAACATCCTGTTCATCCTGATGAGCCTGGAAGTGATGATGAACGCTGCTGCACTGGCCTTCGTGGTTGCCGGCGCCCGTTGGGGCGCGGCTGACGGCCAAGTGATGTTCATTCTGGTGATCACCCTGGCAGCCGCCGAGGCCAGCATCGGCCTGGCGATCCTGCTGCAGTTGTATCGCCGCTTCAACACCCTGGATATCGACGCTGCCAGCGAGATGCGCGGATGA
- the nuoN gene encoding NADH-quinone oxidoreductase subunit NuoN has protein sequence MEHHAVEFTLQHLIALLPLLVTSLTAVVVMLAIAAKRNHALTFILSVIGLNLALLSLIPALEVAPLSVTPLLLIDNFACYYMALVLAASLACITLIHAYLGGASGKGYPGNREELYLLVLLSAAGGLVLVSAQHLAGLFIGLELLSVPTYGMIAYAFFNKRSLEAGIKYMVLSAAGSAFLLFGMALLYAESGNLAFADIGASLMRESSQLVQIGIGMMLIGLAFKLSLVPFHLWTPDVYEGAPAPVAAFLATASKVAVFAVLLRLYQISPAMSGGWLSDLLTLIAIASILFGNLLALLQNNLKRLLGYSSIAHFGYLLVALIASKGLAVEAVGVYLATYVLTSLGAFGVITLMSTPYSGRDADALYEYRGLFWRRPYLTAVLTVMMLSLAGIPLTAGFIGKFYVIAAGVEAHLWWLLGAMVLGSAIGVFYYLRVMVTLFMREPNLHRHDAPFDWGQRAGGIMLLVVALLAFFLGVYPQPLLELVQHAGLVALAQ, from the coding sequence ATGGAACATCACGCTGTCGAATTCACCCTGCAACACCTGATCGCCCTGCTGCCGCTGCTGGTGACCAGCCTCACTGCCGTCGTGGTGATGCTGGCCATCGCCGCCAAACGCAACCACGCGCTGACCTTCATCCTCTCGGTGATCGGCCTTAACCTGGCACTGCTGTCGCTGATTCCGGCCCTGGAGGTGGCGCCGCTGTCGGTCACCCCGCTGCTGCTGATCGACAACTTCGCCTGCTACTACATGGCCCTGGTGCTGGCCGCCAGCCTGGCCTGCATCACCCTGATCCATGCCTACCTGGGCGGCGCATCGGGCAAGGGCTATCCGGGCAACCGCGAGGAACTGTACCTGCTGGTGCTGCTGTCGGCGGCCGGTGGCCTGGTGCTGGTCAGCGCACAGCATCTGGCCGGTCTGTTCATCGGCCTGGAACTGTTGTCGGTGCCCACTTACGGGATGATCGCCTACGCCTTCTTCAACAAGCGCTCGCTGGAGGCTGGCATCAAGTACATGGTGCTGTCGGCCGCAGGCAGCGCCTTCCTGCTGTTCGGCATGGCGCTGCTGTACGCCGAGTCAGGCAACCTGGCCTTCGCAGATATCGGCGCCAGCCTGATGCGCGAAAGCAGCCAGCTGGTGCAGATCGGCATCGGCATGATGCTGATCGGCCTGGCCTTCAAGCTGTCGCTGGTGCCCTTCCACCTGTGGACGCCGGACGTCTACGAAGGCGCCCCGGCGCCGGTGGCGGCCTTCCTGGCTACCGCCAGCAAGGTCGCGGTATTCGCCGTGCTGCTGCGCCTGTACCAGATATCCCCGGCCATGAGCGGCGGCTGGCTGAGCGATCTGCTGACCCTGATCGCCATCGCTTCGATCCTGTTCGGCAACCTGCTGGCCCTGCTGCAGAACAACCTTAAACGCCTGCTGGGTTACTCCTCCATCGCCCACTTCGGTTATCTGCTGGTGGCGCTGATCGCCAGCAAGGGCCTGGCGGTGGAAGCCGTGGGCGTGTACCTGGCCACCTACGTGCTAACCAGCCTGGGCGCCTTCGGTGTGATCACCCTGATGTCCACGCCGTACAGCGGTCGCGATGCCGATGCGCTGTACGAATACCGTGGTCTGTTCTGGCGCCGTCCGTACCTGACCGCCGTACTCACGGTGATGATGCTGTCGCTAGCCGGCATTCCGCTGACCGCAGGCTTTATCGGCAAGTTCTACGTGATCGCCGCTGGCGTCGAGGCGCACCTCTGGTGGCTGCTCGGCGCCATGGTGCTGGGCAGTGCCATCGGCGTGTTCTATTACCTGCGAGTGATGGTCACCCTGTTCATGCGCGAGCCCAACCTGCATCGCCACGACGCCCCCTTCGACTGGGGCCAGCGCGCTGGCGGCATCATGCTGCTGGTGGTCGCCCTGCTCGCCTTCTTCCTCGGCGTGTACCCGCAGCCACTGCTGGAACTGGTGCAGCACGCCGGACTAGTCGCACTGGCGCAGTAA
- the nuoL gene encoding NADH-quinone oxidoreductase subunit L yields MNLLALTLFFPLLGWLLLAFSRGRFSENTSAVIGVGSIGLAAASAAWVIAAFLGNPPASGAYSLTLWQWMSVEGLALSFTLHLDGLSATMLGVVTSVGFLIHLFASWYMRGEEGYSRFFAYTNLFIFSMLLLVLGDNLLVLFFGWEGVGLCSYLLIGFYYKHVPNGNAALKAFIVTRVGDVFLMIGMFILFLNLGTLNIQELMVLAPQKYVAGDAWLWVATLMLLGGAVGKSAQLPLQTWLADAMAGPTPVSALIHAATMVTAGVYLIARTHGLFLLTPEILELVGVVGGVTLVLAGFAALVQTDIKRILAYSTMSQIGYMFLALGVGAWDAAIFHLMTHAFFKALLFLASGAVIHACHHEQNIFKMGGLWKKLPLAYASFVVGGSALAALPLLTAGFYSKDEILWEAFASGHSELLYAGLVGAFLTSIYTFRLIFIAFHGEQKTEAHAGHGIAHNLPLMVLIVLSTFIGAWITPPLAGVLPESAGHAGGEAKHSLELLSGLIAVSGIVIAALLFLGQRRVASAVAQSAPGRLLSALWFAAWGFDWLYDKLFVHPYLLLCHLLRRDPIDRSIGLIPLLARGGNAALVRSETGQVRWYAASIAGGAVLVLAAILFLS; encoded by the coding sequence ATGAACCTTCTAGCCCTGACTCTATTCTTCCCGCTGCTCGGCTGGCTGCTGCTGGCCTTCTCGCGCGGACGCTTCTCGGAAAACACCAGCGCAGTGATCGGTGTCGGCTCCATCGGCCTGGCGGCCGCCAGCGCTGCCTGGGTCATCGCCGCCTTTCTCGGCAATCCGCCGGCCAGCGGCGCCTACAGCCTGACCCTGTGGCAGTGGATGAGCGTCGAAGGCCTGGCGCTGAGCTTCACCCTGCATCTGGATGGCCTGTCCGCCACCATGCTCGGCGTGGTCACCAGCGTGGGTTTTCTGATCCACCTGTTCGCCAGCTGGTACATGCGCGGCGAGGAAGGCTATTCGCGCTTCTTCGCCTACACCAACCTGTTCATCTTCAGCATGTTGCTGCTGGTACTCGGCGACAACCTACTGGTGCTGTTCTTCGGCTGGGAAGGCGTGGGCCTGTGCTCGTACCTGCTGATCGGCTTCTACTACAAGCACGTGCCCAATGGTAACGCGGCGCTCAAGGCGTTCATCGTCACCCGCGTCGGTGACGTGTTCCTGATGATTGGCATGTTCATCCTGTTCCTCAACCTCGGCACCTTGAACATCCAGGAGCTGATGGTGCTGGCGCCGCAAAAGTATGTAGCCGGCGACGCCTGGCTGTGGGTTGCCACGCTGATGCTGCTCGGCGGCGCGGTGGGCAAGTCTGCCCAGTTGCCGCTGCAGACCTGGCTGGCCGACGCCATGGCCGGCCCGACCCCGGTGTCGGCGCTGATCCACGCGGCGACCATGGTCACCGCCGGCGTCTACCTGATCGCCCGTACCCACGGTCTGTTCCTGCTGACCCCGGAGATTCTCGAGCTGGTCGGCGTCGTTGGCGGCGTGACCCTGGTGCTGGCCGGTTTCGCCGCACTGGTACAAACCGACATCAAGCGCATCCTCGCCTACTCGACCATGAGCCAGATCGGCTACATGTTCCTGGCCCTGGGCGTCGGTGCCTGGGACGCGGCGATCTTCCACCTGATGACCCACGCCTTCTTCAAGGCCCTGCTGTTCCTCGCCTCCGGTGCGGTGATTCACGCCTGCCACCACGAGCAGAACATCTTCAAGATGGGTGGCCTGTGGAAGAAGCTGCCGCTGGCCTATGCCAGCTTCGTCGTCGGTGGTTCCGCGCTGGCGGCCCTACCGCTGCTGACCGCCGGCTTTTACTCCAAGGACGAAATCCTCTGGGAAGCTTTCGCCAGCGGCCATAGCGAGCTGCTCTACGCGGGCCTGGTTGGTGCCTTCCTGACCTCGATCTACACCTTCCGTCTGATCTTCATCGCCTTCCACGGCGAGCAGAAGACCGAGGCACACGCCGGCCATGGCATCGCCCACAACCTCCCGCTGATGGTGCTGATCGTGCTGTCCACCTTCATCGGCGCCTGGATCACTCCGCCTCTGGCCGGCGTACTGCCGGAAAGCGCCGGCCATGCTGGCGGTGAGGCCAAGCACAGCCTGGAACTGCTGTCGGGGCTGATCGCAGTGAGCGGCATCGTCATCGCCGCCCTGCTCTTCCTCGGCCAGCGCCGCGTTGCCTCCGCCGTGGCGCAGAGCGCGCCGGGTCGCCTGCTGAGCGCCCTGTGGTTCGCCGCCTGGGGCTTCGACTGGCTCTACGACAAGCTGTTCGTACACCCTTATCTGCTGCTCTGCCACCTGCTGCGCCGCGACCCCATCGACCGCAGCATCGGCCTGATTCCGCTGCTCGCGCGTGGTGGCAACGCCGCACTGGTACGCAGCGAAACCGGCCAGGTGCGCTGGTACGCCGCTTCGATCGCCGGGGGCGCCGTACTGGTGCTCGCCGCCATCCTCTTTCTGAGTTAA
- the tam gene encoding trans-aconitate 2-methyltransferase translates to MSWSAQQYSLFERQRTRPVHDLLAAVPRESVELAVDLGCGPGNSTAVLQAHASQAQVIGIDSSEDMLRAARERLPLVSFQLADIQHWQTDVVPQLILANASLQWLPDHAQLYPRLLAQLAPGGWLAIQTPDNLQEPAHRLAREVAADGPWAARIGEVRHAERHSAQTYYGILGAHASELDIWRTTYFHVLDDAAAVVEWFKSTALLPFLQPLDAGQQAAFLERYQAAITEAYPAQADGRVLLPFPRLFLVARR, encoded by the coding sequence ATGAGTTGGTCCGCGCAGCAGTATTCTCTCTTCGAACGTCAGCGTACCCGCCCGGTGCATGACCTATTGGCGGCGGTGCCCCGCGAGAGTGTCGAGCTGGCCGTCGATCTGGGCTGCGGTCCCGGCAATTCCACAGCTGTATTGCAGGCGCATGCGTCACAAGCGCAAGTAATCGGTATCGACAGCAGCGAAGACATGTTGCGCGCGGCACGTGAGCGTCTGCCGCTGGTCAGCTTCCAGTTGGCGGATATCCAGCACTGGCAGACCGACGTCGTACCACAGCTGATCCTCGCCAACGCCTCGCTGCAATGGCTGCCTGATCACGCCCAGCTTTACCCAAGGTTGCTGGCGCAACTGGCGCCTGGTGGTTGGCTGGCGATTCAGACGCCGGACAACCTGCAGGAGCCGGCGCACCGCCTGGCCCGTGAGGTAGCCGCTGACGGCCCGTGGGCGGCGCGTATCGGCGAGGTGCGTCATGCCGAGCGGCACAGCGCGCAGACCTACTACGGTATCCTCGGCGCCCACGCCAGCGAGCTGGATATCTGGCGCACCACGTACTTCCATGTGTTGGACGATGCTGCTGCGGTAGTGGAGTGGTTCAAGTCCACTGCACTGCTGCCGTTTTTGCAGCCATTGGATGCCGGGCAACAGGCCGCATTTCTGGAACGCTACCAGGCAGCGATCACCGAGGCCTATCCGGCGCAGGCCGATGGCCGGGTGTTGTTGCCGTTTCCACGGCTGTTCCTGGTCGCGCGGCGCTAA